Below is a window of Phyllopteryx taeniolatus isolate TA_2022b chromosome 16, UOR_Ptae_1.2, whole genome shotgun sequence DNA.
aaagtgtCACAATTCACTAATTGGCATTTTAAAGAGTTTTTCTGTGAGCTATATTTATGCTTTCATAGTCCACAAGTTATGTTTTACAACCTTATTTGAAAAGCCCACTCAAATTCCCCAAATGTCAATTGTGCCTTAACTTGGAAGGAAGAAAGTTGCCACAGCCTCACCTCAGGTAAGACATTCGCCAGTCCGGTAAAAAGTCAAGTTAGTCAGTTCATACAGGTACAATGTTTAAAAGAAGTAGCTTGCAAGTCATTTACCATAAGAACGTAAAAGAAAATTTCTGGGAAATTCAAGTTTGAAATTGAGCAAGTTAAACCAGTgttaaatttagatttttgtgcCAGTAGTTTGTTAGACTTCAGTTTACCAAACATCACACAACCATTATACAGTGTTTTAAGTGGGTTGTAAGTCATTCaccttgaaaatgaaaattcagCTCACGATACAGCTTCAactgctcaacagtccggggtctctgttgtcgtattttacgcttcataatgcgccacacattttcaatgggagacaagtctggactgcagtcaggccagtctagtacccacactcttttactacatgttgtaacacatgcagaatgtggtttggcattgtcttgctgaaataagcagggacgtccatgaaaaagacgttgcttggatggcagcatatgtttctccaaaacctgtatgtacctttcagcattaatggtgccggaggacacgacgtccacaatttccaaaaacaatttgcaatgtggactcgtcggaccacagaacacttttccactttgcatcagttcatcttagatgagctcgggcccagagaagccggcggcgtttctgggtgttgttgataaatggcttttgcttttcatAGTAGAGTTTCTAGTTTCACTTACCGATGtggcgccgaactgtatttactgacattggttttctgaagtgttcctgagcccacgtgctgatatcctttacacattgatgtcggtttttgatgcagtgctgcctgagggatcgaaggtcacgggcattcaatgtggttttcggccttaccgcttacatgcagtgatttctccagattctctgaaccgcagatgatgaaatccctaaatttcttgcaattctacgttgaggaacattgtccttaaactgttagaaTATTTTCTCAcggacttgttcacaaagaggtgaacctcgccccatctttgcttgtgaatgactgagcaattcagggaagctccttttctacccaatcatggcacccacctgttccccaaTGAGGTGTGTTcaactgtgggatgttccaaacacgtgtttgatgagcattcaataagcaatttatgtttaacacaacgtcccaactacattggaattggggttgtagattgaatactctaaattgcccatagatgtcaatttgagtgtgaatggttgtttgtctatatacggaaaatggatgtatggatggtaTTGCTACATGCACATATAGTAACAAGTGTTGTTATAATCATTACTTTAATCAGCCCCTATGGTGGAAGTAGTGTATATAAGGCTTAAACAACTAGGTGGAAAGTAAATCATCTCGtgaaatatttaaagaaaaatacatctaACTGTAGATAAATGCACATATTTAAAGCAACAGCCCAGTTGGTTGAAGTAAGTGCTTATTTTATAGTCACTTTTCATACTCTGTACTGAAAATGTCCTGGTACGGCTCTCacgatttcttaaaaaaatgagGTGACACTCGAATGCAAGCACAATGGTGATCTTTATTTCAGTGCAAGACATCATCACGGTGTAGAAGGGCAGCCCTTCAGTGGTGGGAGTTCTCGTAGCCGTCGGGCAGAGCGTTGGCGTGAGCGTTGTGGAACAGTGAGTGGTTGCCATCGCCCCATGGGAATTTCTGTCGGGAGACAGCGGTGAGTGATGTCTGAGTAGTCCCATAAATCTTGGCCTGGGGCATGAAGGATATATATAATGCCGAGGGAGTGTCAAGGGGCTGCTCACCTTGGTGCGGATGCGGAGGTGTTCGTAGGGCACAAATTCCGGCTGCTCGTGCGAGTGCGCCTGCATCTTCATGTAGCCGTTGGCAATGCACACGGCCACACCGGGCAAGGCCAGGACGAAGGTCAGGATCTTCCAGGTCCTCGCTATGGAAAAGTTGGcagaatgaatgaaatgttttcatgGTGGTCCATGATGGATTCCATATGAGTGAGTGCCTAGGAGCCAAAATGTGTGGGCTGCCTGCCAGCTTTCACCTTTATCTTCAGCTACAAGCTCCCCAGACCCACGAGCGTGGTCTCAGACCCACTCCAGTCACACGACAAACTCTTCACGCTTTCCCCTCATCTACTTACATTTGTACACTTTACTTTTACCTTCATTTGTACTTTTCGAGACTATTTAGAATTTTCGAGAGCCGAGTAGCCCCGTTTTTGAGGGTACTAGGTCCAGAGGCTCTTCATAATTGTACTTCCCTATACCACTGCTATGTCCGACCATTACTTGATGAAATCTGAAGTCCTTCCCCATTGGCATCCTTCTATCCTCTCTCATTTTGAGGAAGTATCCGTTGGCAGACTCCGTAAACTCATTAGTGCGGCAAAACAGACAACATGCTTGCTCGACCGTCTTCCTGGGAAACTCGTTAAAGCGCTGTTTTAATCGTAAAAGTTATAAATGTATCACTCTCCTCCGGCGCTGGACCAGCAGCTTTCAAAACAGCCGTTATTCAGCCCTTTACTTAAAAAAACCCAACCTCGACCCTGAGAGTCTTACCAATTATAGGCCGGTGTCAAATCTcccttttatttaaaatgttcttgaaaaaatttGTCGTACGACAGCTTCATGATCACATGGCTCCTAGCGATCTTTTTGAACTTCTTCAGTCCGGATTCAGGGCAGACCACTCTACTGAAACGACCCTTGCAAAGGGACGAATGATCTTTTACTAGCTATGGATTGCGACACCTCATCAATACTGTTATTGCTCGACCTCGGTGCTGCCTTTGATACCGTTGATCACAATATACGACTTGATGGCCTCGAAATGCGTGTCGATATTACAGGCCCAGCACTTTCTTGGTTTAGATCTTATCTCTTGGATATGACACGTTGTGTAATTCGTAGTAGTGTGACCTCTGAGTATTAATATGTCACTTGTGGAGTCCCGCAGGGATCTGTACCCGGCCCTCTTttgttcagtaaaaaaaaaaaaaaaagccaaagaataacCAAACACACACGGAGTTAATCCTTTGACGCCCTGGTGATGATATCTCACGGTGTgtcatgttttgtgttttcgaTGTTTTGTGAGAGTGAAGACGCTCTGACCTCCTCCCTCGTGGCTCGAATGCGACGCGGCGGCAAGCACCCGCCCAACAGCCGACAACGACATCTGCGGACAGACGACAATTTGCACGATAAGACATGATAACACTTTGTGTTGTTGACTTTTGTTATCCAGACTCAGAACATAAGGAACAGTAActtctttctcattttaaaCATGCATGTCAATCAAAAGATTGACAGAACTTACTCTTTTTCAGGCAGGCGATATGCTAAGTCTTTATTTCCCTCGCAGTGCGCCTGTTGCTGGCGTTACCTTTCGTCTCCTTCTTGCTTGTTTTGTCCTTCAGTCTTGTCCTGAGGTGAACTCACCGCGGCAGGCTCCTCCCAACTCTCAATCTGTCGCTGCGCCAGGGAACATTGAGTTTATATTAAACCAAGTGCAGCAAGCCCGCTGATATGAGACTGACAAGCTATGGAGGCGTGTCTCCGCCGCAGGACACTTCATAAAAAAAGATCTGTTTCCATTTTTTGAAAGTCTCACATAAACTTTGAATCCTCGGCCAGACTCAAAATTCAGACGTGTTGGCGAGAAAGTAGTAAGTAGAAAAATGTTtagtatcatttttttttttttcactttggatggatttacactgcatgtccAAGAGCTTAAATCCAATGTAATGCCTATATCAGATTGGGACTATTTTCATCTCCAGTTcaactacaaataaaaaattattattattttttttttccagagtcaataccatccatccatccatccattttcaacaccgcttatcctggttagggtcgcggggcgctggagcctatcccagctgactttcgggcgaaaggcggactataccctgaactggtcgccagtctgtcgcagggcacaaccattcgcacccacattcacaaaaaaaaaaaaaaaaattatttttttttttttttttttacaaaaattgcAATACAACTGAAATTTTAATCTTTTACTTATCTTTTGTTTtgagtaaaaacaaaacgtgCAGGGATTTCCCAGGGTCAGCAGAATCTCATATAGTGAACTGAAgatttaaataataaagtaattcCCTGAAAAATATCAGTGCCGATAATCGGTCTACCCCTAATTTCAACACATGAAACAGACAGATGGTCGGAGTTTCCCCGTCTGCATTTCGGTGTTTAATCTTCAGTTTTTCACATTGTTAGCGATGCTTTTGTTGCGTCCACCTGGCAACTGTCAGACCGCCCGAGTCAGCCAGCAGTGATGTCATGCAAACAGTCAGTCTGACCGCCTCAAGAGTGTTATTGTGGCGAGCCCTTACTCGCCATCTCGGCACAGGCCCGCCTTTCCATGTGCTGCAGGTGTTCTGCAGGAGTCCCTtgcttgtgttttcttttttttttttttttttttctttctcgctTTTGTGATTAGAAACCTTATGAAAATATGGATTTGACTGATTACCTCATGAGGAACTCCCCGATCAACTATTTCGCTTCAACCCGCAAAGCTCTGCTTTGGTCATAAATGACTTTCACTGAACCATTGTCACACCTTGATGCAATTCCACCAGCGAGACTACGCTACAATAAGCGTAACATTAATATTGATCCCGCGCAGCAGGTGGTCAACGATGACTAACACGAGCATAAAACTTCGAGATGAAGAACAGACACCAGCAGGTGATTATCTTTTTCACTCGTTTCAGTATCAGGCTCAACCTGTTTGCTACCTAAATGGGCGCTTtagcttttgaaaaaaacaagaagagaaggaaatttttttggaatggaGTCAGGTTCCCGAGACTCGAAGTTAGCGCGTCAGTACCTTTAGTAGCGTTTTATCAGCGTTCCTAGGACTGactgtcattgtcttgctgaaataagcaggggcgtccatgaaaaagacgttgcttggatggcagcgtatgtttctccaaaacctgttcacaaagaggtgaacctcgccccatctttgcttgtgaatgactgagcaattcagtgaagctccttttatacccaatcatggcacccacctgctcccaatgagcctgttcacctgtgggatgctccaaacaggtgtttgatgagcattcctcaactttctcagtcttttttgccacctgtcccagcttctttgaAACTTgttaaaattccaagttaatgattatttgctaaaaacaatacagtttatcagtttgaacatgaaatatcttgtctttgtagtgtattcaattaaatataggttgaacatgatttgcgaatcattgtattctgttttatttatgtttaacacaacgtcccaacttcattggaattggggttgtaattgatATTGGAAGAAAGTAATGTTTACCACTGGACGTAACTAAGAAATGGaaaattttaatgaataaaatgtaaggCAAAAATATCGTGCACTTTTTCCTCATCCATGGAAGTTAAGCAAGATCAAAAGATAGTATGtccaattacattttcataaaaacaattgGGGTAATATGGTGATTTACTATTTATTAAAAGCAAAATTGTCATTGAGTGTCACTTACTGATATTTGATCCAGTTGTGTGCCAAAATACTGATCTTGTATCTGACACGTGGCGCGTGTGGTGAAGGAACCAAGTGCAAAGCACCGAACCAAAAGAAAAGTTGGAAAGGATTTTAACAATGTAAGATCAACTGACAGAGCAAGTTAAAGCCAAGAAGCAGAGCAGTTCACGTTACAGTCAAGAGGGTCAGGCATTCAAGATAGGGGAGTTGTCTTTggccaaagtgatgcaatgttCCGTAATCCACAGATAGCAGGTCAGGAAATGCTCTGATTTCACTGTTGTCGTAATCCACAGAGAGCAGAAACGGAGAAACTCACACTCACAAACTGATTGTCTAATACCGCTCAGGGCACATCAGGACAGTTGTCATCTGTGTCCACATTTTGAGCTGTATTTCTAAGAGGACAGACCACCATGAAACTAGCATCCAGATGAATGTCCAGACGCCATGCCCTGTTTTGAAAATCCCGTGCGGCTAAATGAGCTGACACAGTCCGCCTTTGTCCCGACAAGCCCCTCGACAGCCGTCGCCTCGCGCTCTTGGGAAGAAGGCAGCGGGCCCTTACGGATGGCATCGTGACTTTTATTGCCCAGCGAACGTGCACAGAAACCCAAATGTTTAAAGGTGAAGCAGCAGCCAATGAGTCAGACGGCGGTGATGTTTTGGTCTTGTGCTTGCTACCTCCAAGGAAGACGATGTGGtggtccaaagtcagctggagaaaaaaaaaaaaaaaaagaaaaaacgaagCAGAACCGGCCTATGTGCTCAGACGACGTAAATGTgacataaataatgaaataaatgccATCACGGGCCTATACTTTATGTTCGTAGTCTAAACACCCGATCACAACTTCTTGTTGCTATGGAAATTCTTTCACTATATCGTTTTTGAACAGATTGTCCTGGCGTGGTCGCACTCCCGTCTTGTTCactgatgtatatatatatgtatatatatacatatatacggagatatatatacatatatatatacatcagtGAACAAGACGGGAGTgtgaccatatatatatatatatatatatatatatatatatatatatatacatatatacacatatatatatatatatatatatatatatatatatagacatatatacatatatatatatacacatatatatatatatatatggtggcCAAGGAGCTCACACCAGAAGGAGGTGCACAATGACTAAAAGCATTCAATCCGGATGGAAAAACAAATTCTTTACGGTTtaattaattatgttattactttaTGTTCTTATAAAGTGCAATACACTAAGCGTGCTATTTTTcctattgggaaaaaaacacaaaaaaacacgttACAGACATTTTCGTTGGTGTTTTATGTGAGCCGGTAACAGATTAATGTCATTTGCATTCacttcaatagggaaagatgatgtgAGGCATAATtcttttgagttatgagcgtgggAACTGGGAAATGAAACTTGTAAAGCGACGTCACAGACGCTCTGCATTTCAGCGTAAGCGTTGCCCTGGAGATGGCACTCCTTTGCGTGATCCGCCGGTGCCGGCGCCTAGGGCGGGTCGTGCTCGGTGGGAGGAGTCGGAGCGTGTATATAAAAGACGTCAGAGGATGtatgcattcattcatccatctttcGGTTGCCCTCCGCCATCATGTGGTGTCCGGCTCTTCTTCTTCAGACCTCGCTGCTCCTCTGCCTCGCCAGGCAAACTCTGCAAGGcggtaagcaaaaaaaaaaaaaaaaaaaaaaaaaaaaaaaacgcttcaaCTGTTGAGTGAAAATTAACACAATGTCCGAGGAACTCTTTTTGATCACTgtactgcatttttttgtatatatattttttaaatgattttcataAACTTACTATGGCCTAAAAGGTTTAAATTTCTACAAATATTCCCAGTGTGACAAAGCTTGACTGtatttaaagaatatatataatGTCGGGGCGAAGCAAGTCCCACCTATTCTATTTCAACAGTCGAGAGGAGGCCGATTTCTCTCCCGAAGCCGCCATGAATCGGCGCCTTCAGCGGCTGCCCTCTCACCCACGTGTTAAAAATCGCTCCACTCCACTGCACTTGGAATCATTTAATATGCTTTGATCAAAGGGTTGAGGGACGGCGGCGGGATCCGATTTGGCGGCCGCGTGCGAGAAGAAgctgcagactccacacagtcgcctcagttgtttttttttgttttttttaatagttatcTTCAGTGGATACCTCTGTCAATGTGACCATTCAGTCCAAGTATTTAGGAGGTGGAGTCGAAATTGTGTCATGtggttgttattattttatattttccattttgcagGGGTTAAAGCTCACGGTGTGTCCTGGAGGAGGATCATGCCAGCCAGAGGTACAGAAAAAGGGGATTATCAAAAAGTATTATAAAATCCGTAAATACTGTATCGCTGTGTCTATTCATTCAGGGGAGAGAAGACTTCTTTTGGGCCGATGTCTATTAGAGGGGAGGCAAATGAAAGGGGAgaactacagtggatataaaaaagtccaagataaatatatattttttctccatgtggccttttacacttttttattattttttttaaatttttttatttttattttttaaatcattgagttgcacaggttataggtcattTGAATGTTGGGGAAAAAGGTTTGAATTTATTGATCTTGGTCAAATtgtttcatatcacaaaaaaacatgcatttgaacagggggtgtgtagacttttttttttttttttatccacggTCGATTGGGGAAATGCattgaaatggcaaaaaaaaaaaaaaaaaaaaaaaatgggcagaAGAAATATTAGCGAATAGGAGTAGAACATAAATATAGGTGGCACGCAACATTGTGGCGCGACCGCTCGTTGGTTCGTAACAGAACGATCAAAAGGCGATCAGGAGTTGTATCGAGGAACTTATTGGAGTGGCGGCCACTATTCGAGGAACTACTTTATCTTGCTTTCATCTGCTTTCCAGGTGTCGGCATTGGAACCAAAGGAGGTGACTACTTTCTTCTTCGCCCATGTTCATCTGTGCACGAGCGATGTCTGTAATGTTTTGATATTATGCCACAGTGAACGCTGCCCACGGAGCGCTGGCCAGCAGATATGCCAACAAACCACTGAAGGCTGCAAGTatgtttcattttcctcacGATTGATTATTCTTTACATCGGTCGGAATGCGGTTACCTGAGTGTTGAGcttgcaaaataataattatattgaaATGCTTTTCTCCGTTCAGTTGGCCATTATCATGTTCCCAGTCCACTAGGCGGTGGTAAGTTGTCATCATTAGCTATACaatatataacaatatatatatatatatatatatatatatatacctccAAGTACCACAaatatgaccaacattaaattCAATAGTTGGAATATGCTGTTGGAATGCTGATGGAATGCTGATGaataaatcttttattttttccaccacGAAGcctatttaattaaatttgcctGGTGCATGTAGTCGACCCAGATAATAtatgatgtgattttttttaattttttttttattttattttatttatttatttattcccccccccccccccccccccccccccagacactATATTTAGGCTGAAACATGAGCAACATTTGTCAAAATGGTTGTTTTCATAGGGGGCTACCGACCTCTCGGACGAGGTGTTGCACCCGGACGATTTCCTGCCTATGGCACCCATGGACTCTCTGGTATTGAACCCCCACTTATTTTTAGCATAGTAATGCACCTCTTCTGTTTGCTGTCCGGGACTACCGAAAGTATTTTCCTCGCAGGTGGCAACGTTGGCACGGACTTGCCACTGGGGCTCGCGCCTGCAAATGGACTGGGCTTGGGCCGCGGCGGCAAACGAGGTAAGACGAGCCTCGGTGGAGTTATTGTTCTACTCAtccttgtggaaaaaaataggcAAAATAATCTGACTTTCTGAGTAAAattgttgtccttttttttttttcttttccgtaGTTTATGGCGTCGGCCCTCTTCCAGGTGAGCATCCGTCTGGTTTTATCACAACTTTTATCCACGTCGCACTCatcatatttgttctttttctttccagGGTACGCCCCTTACGCCGGCATGGGCTACCCCGCCGTCCGACCAGGTACGAGAACGACAATGTCTGAACTCATGGATTTCCTGTAAGATGTattgaattaattattaattgcaTAAATCCAAGGAAACGCTTGATTCTGGGTTCGTTTAACACAAAAGATGAGAtgatccccttttttttttacgcagtTTATTTTACATGGGTTTAAACCGAGCCAAAAGCGCTACGGCACCAGGCTGTCAATAAAATGGATTGTCAGATCCCCCTCCCCAATTCAGCCCTTAATTATCGTTGTACTTGTCTTCCTGCTTTCAAAGATCTCCAAAATTCCAGTCAACAGTGCAATATTTTCTCTGGGTAACTTCCGACTCATGTCAAAAGTATTACGGCCAAGTGACTCGAGTGCCTTTgctccaagatgccacaagatggtgccaaagcaacaCTGTTACAGCCGCGCTTggaagtttacataccctggcggCATTTGTAAGCTATGTAACATTCTTGGAATGCGGGGTCGAGTGTCAACCGGTTGTGGTCTCGTCTTTCACAGGCTATGTTGGAGGTGCAGGGAACAACTATCTCGGAGGAAACCTGGGCCCGGGGGCTTACGGACCAGGTAATGCTGGCCCACAAACATTACGAGTAGCGTTCCTCCTAAAGCGTCACGATGTAATCGTATTTATGCACCGGCCACAGCTTTAGGGCAGGGAGGATACTTGGGTGCAGCTGGGAAACTTGGAGGTAAGCCCACACATTATCTGGAGTttgtctggtttttttttgttttttttccaatccatACCTTTTCTGTCAATCACGTCAGCTCCAGCTGCGCTTGGTCAGGGGGGATACACAAAAGGTCCTGCGGGGGTATCAACAGGTCAGGCTTTGTTTGAATGGGAATTCCCCGGATGCGCAATGTAGCGACTGGGAGTGTTTGGGCATTGTGTTGAATTACAGGTTATGGTAACGGCGCAGGAAGATACGGGGGTGCTCTGGCGGGCAATGGCTTGGGTAAGAAACCACCACACCAAAGATGAACGTACAGTGTACTCAACTGGACGCAAATGACCGCTATTACTCGCCACGTCTTTTAACAGGTTATGGGAATGGTTACGCCGACCCGTATGGAGCTGGTGAGCGcatttatattttcaagagTCCTGTAGTGATTGCTGCTTTCGTTTGaggttcgttttttttttttttttttcttcttctcccctGAATGTTGCAGCTCTGGGCACCGGAGGCTACGCTGGACAGCCTCAGACCCCGTATGGTAAGACACCAAGCAGTCCGACTCCCTCGTGACAAGtacctgctgtgtgtgtgtgtgtagaaattCACGTCTGCAGAGGGCCTCTTATCTTCTTCCAGGGGGCCTCGGCGGCGGTGGTGGTCTGGACCCAGCTGCTGGCAAATATGGTGAGAATGCCCGACCTCACTGATTACGATCATCGTAATATGACCCCAAGAGTTTGTTTTCATCCTGCAGGGGGCGCGTCACCAGTAGCGGCAGCTCAGGTCCCTTATGGTGGCGCTCCGGTGGCTCCCGGCAGACTTGAAGGTaacttgttattattattatttttttaaacttttcaaCTAACTTGTTGCCTTCTTACGATGGTAACGTTGAACATGTCTGCCCCCGCAGGAGACGGCGGGTACCCTTACGCCGCCCAGCCCGTCGGCCTCAGCGGCGATGGCAGCAAACACGGTGAGAATTAAAATGATTCGATTAAAATGTCTCTCTTGGCCAACCTcttgaaaaagagttttttttcatctcaatGCGACCCACCTGGTTCAATAATAAATGTTGcggttaaatgttaaataagaATTTGACTTAAAGGTTTTCAAACAAACAGTCGTAAAAGATTTCAAaggtaaatacaactgaaatgtactgaACACATTTAGCAAGACACGGTAACATTAACGCAGTCAAGGAGCCGAGGGACTttgttaaagtgagttgaggagcttcattagTAGTGGGTTGACTGCCATCTCATGGCATTTAAAGGCAATTCTAAAACGTTTTAGGAGGAAGCATCAACTATTtgcatattatttatttttattattgtgggggggggggggggggggggaagtataATTTGTCTCATTTAAAGTCAAGCAAAGTTTAAGGTCACCAggaaatggttgtttttgaAGAGCATTATATTATGTGTGCTTTCAGGTTCCGCATATGGAGCTCCACAAACAGGTGACCTTCCCC
It encodes the following:
- the LOC133465820 gene encoding cytochrome c oxidase subunit 6A, mitochondrial yields the protein MSLSAVGRVLAAASHSSHEGGARTWKILTFVLALPGVAVCIANGYMKMQAHSHEQPEFVPYEHLRIRTKKFPWGDGNHSLFHNAHANALPDGYENSHH
- the LOC133465711 gene encoding uncharacterized protein LOC133465711 isoform X2; this encodes MPARGVGIGTKGVNAAHGALASRYANKPLKAAIGHYHVPSPLGGGGYRPLGRGVAPGRFPAYGTHGLSGGNVGTDLPLGLAPANGLGLGRGGKRVYGVGPLPGYAPYAGMGYPAVRPGYVGGAGNNYLGGNLGPGAYGPALGQGGYLGAAGKLGAPAALGQGGYTKGPAGVSTGYGNGAGRYGGALAGNGLGYGNGYADPYGAALGTGGYAGQPQTPYGGLGGGGGLDPAAGKYGGASPVAAAQVPYGGAPVAPGRLEGDGGYPYAAQPVGLSGDGSKHGSAYGAPQTGYVPQQLGPSQDALGAKAAKYGAGTGPLAGGYKG
- the LOC133465711 gene encoding uncharacterized protein LOC133465711 isoform X1 encodes the protein MWCPALLLQTSLLLCLARQTLQGGVKAHGVSWRRIMPARGVGIGTKGVNAAHGALASRYANKPLKAAIGHYHVPSPLGGGGYRPLGRGVAPGRFPAYGTHGLSGGNVGTDLPLGLAPANGLGLGRGGKRVYGVGPLPGYAPYAGMGYPAVRPGYVGGAGNNYLGGNLGPGAYGPALGQGGYLGAAGKLGAPAALGQGGYTKGPAGVSTGYGNGAGRYGGALAGNGLGYGNGYADPYGAALGTGGYAGQPQTPYGGLGGGGGLDPAAGKYGGASPVAAAQVPYGGAPVAPGRLEGDGGYPYAAQPVGLSGDGSKHGSAYGAPQTGYVPQQLGPSQDALGAKAAKYGAGTGPLAGGYKG